The proteins below come from a single Tachypleus tridentatus isolate NWPU-2018 chromosome 13, ASM421037v1, whole genome shotgun sequence genomic window:
- the LOC143238426 gene encoding uncharacterized protein LOC143238426, with product MLLSPELKKRLCFPTSVYYLLLGAQEKFEYPVYLKNLVDDQLPCRLECVSCKDQFESRNVLLLVRRPFRTANNRLIPGGPICPTCITKSEYTPLFPHPNLGRVNSGRITDNARQSLSYLVGSLTSQTREGTK from the exons ATGTTGCTATCTCCAGAGCTGAAGAAACGCCTGTGCTTTCCTACCTCTGTGTATTATCTACTTCTGGGTGCTCAG GAGAAGTTTGAATATCCAGTGTACTTGAAAAACCTTGTGGACGACCAGTTACCATGCAGACTGGAATGTGTCAGCTGCAAAGACCAATTTGAATCAAGAAATGTCCTGCTGCTTGTAAGACGACCATTTCGAACT GCTAACAATCGTCTGATTCCTGGAGGACCTATATGTCCTACCTGCATTACCAAGAGTGAATACACTCCTCTCTTCCCACACCCAAACTTAGGCCGTGTTAATAGTGGAAGAATTACAGACAATGCACGACAGAGCCTTTCTTATCTGGTAGGATCCTTAACTAGTCAGACCAGAGAAGGGACCAAATAA
- the LOC143239170 gene encoding F-box DNA helicase 1-like, which translates to MANQSDNEVYITHDVYLKLYQLTHPRLEGYDCILVDEAQDCNGAMLDLLLSQPCPKILVGDPNQQIYAFRGAVNALNSVQSSQMFYLTRSFRFGPEISYVASCALEVLKKIHNKTIVGGTQEGAVNGSKVGQICIIARCNLTLLNEAVRLCCGEEATKVNHLQ; encoded by the exons ATGGCTAACCAAAGTGACAATGAAGTGTACATCACACATGACGTTTATCTAAAACTGTACCAGCTCACTCATCCTCGGCTAGAAGGTTACGACTGTATTTTAGTTGATGAGGCACAAGATTGTAATGGTG CCATGTTGGACTTACTGCTGTCACAGCCTTGTCCTAAAATCCTAGTGGGTGACCCTAACCAGCAGATCTATGCCTTCCGTGGAGCTGTGAATGCACTGAATTCTGTCCAGAGTTCCCAAATGTTCTATCTCACAAGG TCCTTTCGGTTTGGTCCAGAGATAAGTTATGTGGCTTCCTGTGCTCTTGAAGTCTTGAAGAAGATTCACAATAAGACCATAGTTGGAGGCACCCAAGAAG GAGCAGTTAATGGCTCTAAAGTGGGTCAGATTTGTATAATCGCTAGATGTAATTTGACACTCCTTAATGAAGCTGTCCGTCTCTGCTGTGGAGAGGAAGCCACGAAGGTGAACCATCTACAGTAA